AGCAGGTCCATGGCCATGTCGGTCTGGCAGCCAAACTTGCGCGACAACGGCCAGTCAGCGGTGGTCGAGCCTTCGGTGAGGATCCGCACATAGACCTTCGAGCCCGGCGCGGCCTTGGCGATGTTGCGCAGGTCGGCTTCGGAGTCGGTGGCATACAGGCGCACGCCCTTCTCGTAGAAGTAACGGATGTCCTTGGATTTCTTGATGGTGTTGCCGTAGCTGATCTGCTCCGGGCCGACGCCACGGCTCATGACCTTGTCCAGCTCGTAGATCGAGGCAATGTCGAAGTTCGAACCTTTTTCCTTGAGCAGGTCGATGATTTCCACCGCCGGGTTGGCCTTGACGGCGTAGTAGACCTTGGCGAATTCGAAACCGGCACGCAGGTCGTCATAGGCCTGGGCGATCATCGCGGTGTCGATCACCACGAACGGGGTTTCCTGCTTGTCGGCGAACGCTTTCATTTTCTGGAAAGTTTCGCGCGCGAAATAATCTTCGACCTGGATCGACATACTTGGGACTCCTACTGGCAAACATCAGGATCAATGGGTTTGAGGGCAAGCTGCCCCCGCGAACGTCCTCCGTATCCCCACTTTGGTTCGCCTACTTCCCAAGGCATGTCGCCGAAAGCAAAAAGGCCACGGGATGCATGATGCCCTTGGCCTTGCTGTCTCGTCGTCAGTACTTGAGCCGGATGGATCGTTTCCAGCATGGACGTTCGGCGCGAACTTTAGGGCGTGAGGGGCCTGAGATCAACTAAAAATGTCGCGTTTTTGCACGTCTCCGTCGTGCGGTGCGCGACAGCCCATGATGTAACCGACCGGTGTGACAGGTTGATGTTCCCTTGGATCGGTTTTCGAGTTGGCGCAATGTGCGTTGCTTTTGTGGCGAGGGGATTTATCCCCGCTGGGCTGCGCAGCAGCCCCAAAGGCTGAAATGCTCTAAACCTGACACACCGCAGTGGCGGGTCTCAGGACTGCTTCGCAGTCCAACGGGGATAAATCCCCTCGCCACAAGCAAGCTCCCTCGCCACAAAAAGCAGCCGTGCTTGGTCAGACTGAGGCAGTCTCAGCCGGCGAAACAATACTGGTCTTGCCCCCACGGGACTTGCCGGAGCTCAAGTACTCGGCAATCGATTCCTGGGTCACTTCGCCCAGGAACACCCGCTCGGCGTCCAGCACCGGCAGCCACGAGCGATTGAACTCGTACATGCGCGACAGCAGGATCCGCAGGTGCTCGTCGTAGGCTGCGGTGGCGTTGAATTCCCGCAGGAATTGTCCGCAGGTACCGGTCTGACGGTGCAGGTCGCGACGACGCACATACCCCAGGGCCTTGTTCTCGGCACAGGTGACCACCACGTAGCGCCGGTCATGTTCGTCCATCAACTCCAGCGCCTCGCTCACCGGCGTTTCGGGGCTGACCGACGGGGCGTTGTCCGCCGCGTCTTCGGCCTTGACCAGCAGCAGGCGCTTGAGCGTGCTGTCCTGGCCGACGAAGTTGCTGACGAACTCGTCGGCCGGATGCGCCAGCAACGTGTCCGGGTGATCGCACTGGACCAGCTTGCCAGCGCGGAAGATCGCGATCTTGTCCCCCAGCTTGATGGCCTCGTCGATGTCGTGGCTGACCATGATCACGGTCTTGTTCAGCGCCCGTTGCATCTCGAAGAACTCGTTCTGGATCATCTCGCGGTTGATCGGGTCGACCGCGCCGAACGGTTCGTCCATCAGCAACAGCGGCGCATCGGCCGCCAAGGCGCGGATCACACCGATCCGTTGCTGCTGGCCACCCGATAATTCACGCGGGTAGCGGTGCAGGTATTGCTTGGGTTCGAGCTTGATCATGCTCATCAATTCGCGGGCGCGGTCGTGGCACTTCTGTTTATCCCAGCCGAGCAGGCGCGGGACGACGGTGATGTTTTCCTCGATGGTCATGTTCGGGAACAGACCGATCTGCTGGATCACGTAGCCGATGTTGCGGCGCAGGGTCACTTCGTCGAGGCCGGTGGTGTCTTCGCCGTTGATCAAGACCTTGCCCGAAGTCGGCGGGATCAGCCGGTTGATCATCTTCAGCGTGGTGCTCTTGCCACAGCCCGACGGCCCGAGGAACACGCAGATCTCGCCTTCGTTGACGGTCAGGTTCACCGAGTCCACGGCTTTCACATCCTTGCCGTTGCTCTTGAAGGTTTTGCTGAGGTTTTGAAGTTCGATCATTTGAGGAGTCCTTTAGGAGTCAGCGAGCGTTGCAGCCATTGCAGAAGCAGGTCGGCGAAGATGGCCAGGAGACTGACCAGCACGGCGCCGACGATCAGCATCGACATGTCGCTGCGGCTGATGGAAGCGAGGATGAGCACACCTAGGCCACCGGCGCCGATGGTGGCGGCGATGGTCATGACACCGATGTTCATGACCACGGCGGTGCGCACGCCGGCCAGGATCACCGGCACGGCGATGGGCAGTTCGACCATGCGCAGGCGCTGGCCGAAGGTCATGCCGATGCCGCGGGCGGCTTCACGAATGCCCGGTTCGACGCCGGTCAGGGCCAGGTAGGTGTTGCGCATGATTGGCAACAACGAATAGAGAAACACCGCGGTAATCGCTGGCATCGGCCCCAGGCCCTGGCCGAATTTGGAGTAGAACGGCAACAGCAGGCCGAACAGGGCGATCGACGGAATCGTCAGCAGCACCGTGGCGCTGGCCTGCAACGGGCCGGCGAGCGTTGGGAAGCGGGTCATGAAAATGCCCAGCGGCACACCGATGACGATCGCCAGGGTCACGGCGATGCCCACCAGGGTGATGTGCTGCCAGGTCAGGTGCAGCACCAGCGGCCAGTCCAGATGGGAAAAGGCGTCAAGAAAATCCATGGCTTTTCCTCCAGGTCATTGGGTTGAGAGCAGCGAATGCTGGCGCAGGAAATCGGCGGCAACGGCGGAAGGGCTTTCATGATCGACGTCCACGCGAGCGTTGAGCTGGCGCATGGTTTCGTCGTCGAACAGCTCGGCCAGCGGCTTGAGCTGCGCGGCCAGTTGCGGGTGCGCGTCGAGGAACGCCTGGCGCACCACGGGCGCGGCGGTGTAGTCGGGGAAGTAATGCTTGTCATCTTCCAGCAGCTTCAGCTTGAAAGCGTTCAAGCGCCCATCGGTGGTGTAGACCAAGCCGGCGAATACCTGGCTGTTGCGCAGCGCGGTGTAGACCAGGCCCGCGTCCATCTGGCGGATGTTCTTGCGGGTCAGGTTCATGCCGTACTGCTCGACCATGCCGGCCAGACCGTCGGAGCGATTGGCGAACTCGGTGTCCAGGGCCACCAGATGGTTCTCGTCGGCCTCGGCCTGCAACACCGTGTTCAACTGGCTGATGGAACTGATCTGCGGGTATTTCTTCGCGACTTTTTCCGGCAAGGCCAAGGCGTAGGTGTTGCTGAATTTCGACGGCGTCAGCCAGACCAGGCCTTTTTTCGCGTCGAGTTCTTTTACTCGGGCATAGGACTGGGCGCTGTCGAGTTTCTCGGTGACATGGTTGTAGGCCACCAATGACACGCCTGTGTATTCCCAAAGCAAATCCAGTTGCCCGGTTTCATGGGCGCTACGGGCCAGGTTACTGCCCAGTCCGCCAGTGATTTGCGCGTCATAGCCTTTATTGCGCAGGTATTGCGCGGTGATTTCCGCCAGCAAGGTCTGCTCGGTGAACACCCGGGCGCCGAGGCGGATCAGCGGTTTTTCTGCGGCTTGGGCAACCCCTGCGAACAGCAGCAGGCAGCCCAGGATCAAACTCAACTTCTTCATAACGATTCCTTTATCCAGCCAGGCTCAGGACGGTCGCAGACCGCGTTCCAGCCAGAGGCGGCTGGCCAGTGTCACCAGGCCGTCGAGCAGCAACGCCAGCAGGGCGGTGCAAGCGGCGCCGAGCAGCAATTGCGGCTGGTTGTTCAAGGCAATGCCAGGAAAGATCAGGCTGCCGAGGCTGTTGGCGCCGATCAGGAATGCCAGCGGGGCTGTGCCGACGTTGATCGCCAGGGCCACGCGCACGCCGCCGACGATGATTGGCACGGCGTTGGGCAATTCGACTTTCCACAGCACCTGGCGCGGGGTCATGCCGATGCCGACGGCGGCTTCCTTGAGGGAGCCCTGGACGTTTTTCAGGCCTTCATAGGTGTTGCGCACGATGGGCAGCAGCGAGGCGAGGAACAGCGCGAAGATGGCGGGACCGCTGCCAATGCCCAGGACGCCGAGGGCGATGGCCAATACGGCCAGGGGCGGCACGGTATTGCCGATGTTGAACACTTGCATGAAGCGTTCGGCGCGCCCGACCATGCCGGGGCGGCTGAGGAAGATGCCAGCGGGGATGCCGACAATCAGGGCCGCCAACATGGAGGCCAGGACAAGCATCAGGTGCGCTTGCAGGTAGAACAGCAGATCGTCGCGGTAACGTTGGATCGTATCGATGCCGATCCAGTGGACCAACAGGGCAAGAAGGGCGACGACGACCGCACCCCCCATAAGCCCTTTGCCATAGCGGATAGCCACAGGCGGACTCCTTTGTCTTTCAGTCGGCGCACGCTTTCCCGGGCGGCAGACCCTCGTGGGTTGCCGGGAAAACGTTCGCGAGAAGCAGCTCTTTTCGAGGCCGGTAAAACGACGTCGAAGCGAGCCATGAGCGCAGCCTCGTCAGGCTAACTTGCTGATTTTCAAGGCCCTGACGGTTGCTCGTATCAGGGGGTGGACGCCTCCACGGGGCAAAAGGTTCCCATCCTGAGCAGCATTTGGCCACCCCGGATGTGCTCAACGGTTCGGTGCCTGGTACACGTTGGGCTATAGTTTCTGCCCTTTTTTGAGTCACCCGTCAGGCGATTTCCCATGACCAAACATCCCGTATGGAACTGGCCGGGATCGGGCAGGATTGGCGTTTCAAGGCTGATAACGGGGTCTGGCGTGTGGCTTTCGCGTTCGATCCGGAAAGGAAAGCAGTCCTGCTGGTGGGTGATGACAAGTCAGGCGGCAGCCAGAAAAAATTCTATAAGGACTTAATCAAGACAGCAGATGTCCGCTTTGACCGGCACCTGAGCACACTGAAGAAAGGGTAAGGCAATGGCTAAGTCAATCGACGAGATTATGAAAGGGCTTCCCGCGGCCCGTCGACAGAAGATCGAACAGCGCGGCGCAGAGCTCATTGCAGAACAGATGACCCTGCAGGAACTGCGCAAGGAGCTGAATCTCACGCAGGAGACTATGGCCGGTCTTCTCCACATGAAGCAAGGCAACGTCTCTAAAGTGGAGAAGCGTACCGACATGCTGCTCTCTACGCTGCGTGAATATGTTGAGGCTATGGGGGGAACGCTGGAATTGGTTGCCCGGCTTCCAGGTCGTGGCCCCGTGAAGCTGGAAGGTCTTCGTGACCTGAACGCGGACTTCAAGTAAGAAAAAAGGCCATCCAGACGGATGGCCTTTTGGTTTTTCAGTCAACCTCTTTCGGCGAGGGCGCAGTTCCAGCCAAGCGCTATCGGGCATCGTACCGAGCACTCCCGTCCGCCCTTTGTTACAATGCGCGGTTCCCTGTACTGGCCTGTGCAATCGGCCAAAAGCAAATTTTTCAGTGTGTGCATAACAGCATGCACAATCGAGATTTTGAACGATGTCCGACAGCAAAATTGTCAATGAAGTCAATGCCAGACGCACGTTTGCCATTATTTCCCACCCCGATGCCGGTAAGACCACCATCACCGAGAAGCTCTTGCTGATGGGCAAGGCGATTGCGGTGGCCGGCACGGTGAAATCCCGCAAGTCCGACCGCCATGCCACTTCCGACTGGATGGAAATGGAAAAGCAGCGGGGTATCTCCATTACCACGTCGGTCATGCAGTTCCCGTATCGCGATCACATGATCAACCTGCTCGACACCCCGGGCCACGAAGACTTCTCCGAAGACACCTACCGCACCCTGACCGCGGTGGACTCGGCCTTGATGGTCCTCGACGGCGGTAAGGGCGTCGAGCCACGGACCATCGCGCTGATGGACGTCTGCCGTCTGCGTGATACGCCGATTGTCAGCTTCATCAACAAACTCGACCGCGACATCCGCGACCCGATCGAACTGCTCGACGAGATCGAAGCGGTCCTGAAGATCAAGGCCGCGCCGATCACCTGGCCGATCGGTTGCTACCGCGACTTCAAGGGCGTGTACCACCTGGCCGACGACTACATCATCGTCTACACCGCCGGTCACGGGCACGAGCGCACCGAGGTCAAGATCATCGAGAAGCTCGACTCCGACGAAGCCCGCGCCCACCTGGGCGACGAGTACGATCGTTTTGTCGAGCAACTGGAGCTGGTGCAGGGCGCCTGCCATGAATTCAACCAGCAGGAATTCATCGACGGCCAGCTGACCCCGGTGTTCTTCGGCACCGCCCTGGGCAACTTCGGCGTCGACCATGTGCTCGACGCCGTGGTCGATTGGGCCCCGCGCCCGCTGCCGCGTGTTGCCAACGAGCGCACCGTGGAGCCGGTGGAAGAGAAGTTCTCGGGCTTCGTGTTCAAGATCCAGGCGAACATGGACCCCAAGCACCGCGACCGCATCGCCTTCATGCGCATCTGCTCCGGCAAGTACGAAAAAGGCATGAAGATGCGCCATGTGCGCACCGGCAAGGAC
This genomic interval from Pseudomonas alvandae contains the following:
- a CDS encoding ABC transporter permease, whose translation is MDFLDAFSHLDWPLVLHLTWQHITLVGIAVTLAIVIGVPLGIFMTRFPTLAGPLQASATVLLTIPSIALFGLLLPFYSKFGQGLGPMPAITAVFLYSLLPIMRNTYLALTGVEPGIREAARGIGMTFGQRLRMVELPIAVPVILAGVRTAVVMNIGVMTIAATIGAGGLGVLILASISRSDMSMLIVGAVLVSLLAIFADLLLQWLQRSLTPKGLLK
- a CDS encoding peptide chain release factor 3, whose translation is MSDSKIVNEVNARRTFAIISHPDAGKTTITEKLLLMGKAIAVAGTVKSRKSDRHATSDWMEMEKQRGISITTSVMQFPYRDHMINLLDTPGHEDFSEDTYRTLTAVDSALMVLDGGKGVEPRTIALMDVCRLRDTPIVSFINKLDRDIRDPIELLDEIEAVLKIKAAPITWPIGCYRDFKGVYHLADDYIIVYTAGHGHERTEVKIIEKLDSDEARAHLGDEYDRFVEQLELVQGACHEFNQQEFIDGQLTPVFFGTALGNFGVDHVLDAVVDWAPRPLPRVANERTVEPVEEKFSGFVFKIQANMDPKHRDRIAFMRICSGKYEKGMKMRHVRTGKDVRIGDALTFFSSEREQLEEAFAGDIIGLHNHGTIQIGDTFTEGEALGFTGIPHFAPELFRRVRLKDPLKSKQLRQGLQQLAEEGATQVFFPERSNDIILGAVGVLQFDVVASRLKEEYKVECSYEPITVYSARWVECGDKKKLEEFSNKAVENLALDGGGHLTYLAPTRVNLALMEERWPDVKFRATREHH
- a CDS encoding ABC transporter permease encodes the protein MGGAVVVALLALLVHWIGIDTIQRYRDDLLFYLQAHLMLVLASMLAALIVGIPAGIFLSRPGMVGRAERFMQVFNIGNTVPPLAVLAIALGVLGIGSGPAIFALFLASLLPIVRNTYEGLKNVQGSLKEAAVGIGMTPRQVLWKVELPNAVPIIVGGVRVALAINVGTAPLAFLIGANSLGSLIFPGIALNNQPQLLLGAACTALLALLLDGLVTLASRLWLERGLRPS
- a CDS encoding osmoprotectant ABC transporter ATP-binding protein OsmV, which produces MIELQNLSKTFKSNGKDVKAVDSVNLTVNEGEICVFLGPSGCGKSTTLKMINRLIPPTSGKVLINGEDTTGLDEVTLRRNIGYVIQQIGLFPNMTIEENITVVPRLLGWDKQKCHDRARELMSMIKLEPKQYLHRYPRELSGGQQQRIGVIRALAADAPLLLMDEPFGAVDPINREMIQNEFFEMQRALNKTVIMVSHDIDEAIKLGDKIAIFRAGKLVQCDHPDTLLAHPADEFVSNFVGQDSTLKRLLLVKAEDAADNAPSVSPETPVSEALELMDEHDRRYVVVTCAENKALGYVRRRDLHRQTGTCGQFLREFNATAAYDEHLRILLSRMYEFNRSWLPVLDAERVFLGEVTQESIAEYLSSGKSRGGKTSIVSPAETASV
- a CDS encoding XRE family transcriptional regulator; the protein is MAKSIDEIMKGLPAARRQKIEQRGAELIAEQMTLQELRKELNLTQETMAGLLHMKQGNVSKVEKRTDMLLSTLREYVEAMGGTLELVARLPGRGPVKLEGLRDLNADFK
- a CDS encoding type II toxin-antitoxin system RelE/ParE family toxin, with the protein product MELAGIGQDWRFKADNGVWRVAFAFDPERKAVLLVGDDKSGGSQKKFYKDLIKTADVRFDRHLSTLKKG
- a CDS encoding glycine betaine ABC transporter substrate-binding protein gives rise to the protein MKKLSLILGCLLLFAGVAQAAEKPLIRLGARVFTEQTLLAEITAQYLRNKGYDAQITGGLGSNLARSAHETGQLDLLWEYTGVSLVAYNHVTEKLDSAQSYARVKELDAKKGLVWLTPSKFSNTYALALPEKVAKKYPQISSISQLNTVLQAEADENHLVALDTEFANRSDGLAGMVEQYGMNLTRKNIRQMDAGLVYTALRNSQVFAGLVYTTDGRLNAFKLKLLEDDKHYFPDYTAAPVVRQAFLDAHPQLAAQLKPLAELFDDETMRQLNARVDVDHESPSAVAADFLRQHSLLSTQ